The sequence below is a genomic window from Thioclava nitratireducens.
TCCGCGCGGCGCTGGCGCAAACGGCGAAGCGCGAATTGGCCGCGCAGCTGTCCTCGGGGCTGGCGCATGATTTCGCCAATCTGCTGACGATCATCCTCGGGTTGCAGGGGCGGCTCGAACGGATGGAGGGGCTGCCTGCGGAGGCGCAGGAGGCGATCCGCGCGACCCTTGGCGCGGCGCGGCGCGGCGGCACGCTTCTCGACCGGATCGCCGCGATCTCGGGCCCGCGCGAGCTGCGCCCGCAGGCGGTGGTGCTGGACGATCTCTTCGACGATCTCGCCGCGATGGCGGGGCCGACGCTGCACGATCCGGTGACGCTCGACTTCACCAATAACGGTCTGAGCGACCCGATCCTGCTCGATCCCGGGCCGCTGCAGGACAGCCTTCTGAACCTGATCCTGAACGCCAATCACGCAATGCGGGCGAAGGGCGGCACGATCAGTATCGAGGCCCGCGCAGTGCGCGACACCTGGGTCGAGATCACCGTCACCGATCAGGGCGGAGGCTTCTCGGACGAGGCGCTCGAACACGCGCTCGACCCGTTCTTCACGACGAAGGGCAAGGAGGGCTCCGGGCTCGGCCTGTCGATGGTCTATGACCAGACCAAGCTCGCGGGCGGCACGCTGCGGCTGGAGAACACCGAGGACGGAGCGCGCGTAACGATGCGGCTACCGCTGAAAGCCGCCGCCCGGCAAGCCGACCCTATGATGGTTCTGCTGGTCGAGGATGACGAGGACATCCGCGCCAGCACCCGAGACATGCTCCGCGCCCTCGACCATACGGTCGTAGAGGCGGGTACGATCGCCGAGGCCGAGGCGCTTCTGAACCTGCCCGACATTGAACTGGTCCTGTCGGATATCCAGCTGCCCGGACCGCGCAGCGGGGTGGATCTTGCCCGCAGTATCGGCGATCAGGTTCCAATGATCCTGATGACCTCGCTGCCAACGGGCGATGCGCTGCGCGCGCAGGCCCCCTGCCCGGTCCTTCAGAAACCCTTTACCGCCGCGCAGCTTGCGGCGTTGCTTGCGGGAGTGCCTCGATGAGTGCCGACCACCCCCTTGTCGCGATCCTCGACGACGAGCCCGAAATTCGCCGGATGCTCTCCGATGCGCTCGAAGAGGCCGGGTTTCGCACGACCTGCTATGCCCGCGCGACCGAGTTCGAAGTTGGGCTGAAGCGCTCTTCGCCGGATGTCTGCCTCGTCGATCTGGGGCTACCTGATCGCGACGGGCTGGCGCTGGTGCATCGGCTGGCGCTGGAATCCGGCGCTGCGATCATCATCATCTCGGGCCGCGCGCAGGTGCAGGACCGGGTGACTGGGCTGGAGCTTGGTGCGGATGATTACATCATCAAGCCCTTCGATCCCGCCGAGGTCGTGGCGCGCATCCGCGCCCGCCTGCGCAAGGGGCGCAGCGAAAGTCCCGCGCAGGCGCAAACCGCCCGTTTCGCAGGCTGGACCGCGCATTTCGACCGCTACCTCCTCGTCGCGGAAGATGGGGCCGAAACCTCATTCTCCCATGCCGAGGGGGAGGTGCTGCGGCTGTTTCTCGAAAGCCCGAACCGGCTGATCACCCGCGCGCAGATGCAGGAAAGCTTGGGCGGCGCGGCGGGCGAGAGCTTCGACCGGGCGATGGATGTGCGGATCTCTCGGCTGCGTACGAAGCTTCGCGAAGATCCGAAAAACCCACGCCTTATCAAAACGATATACGGCGCTGGGTACATCTTCCTGGGCGAAGTCCGCTGGAGCTGAGGACATAGCCCGCGCTGCGGGCAGCAAGGCATTAACCTCTTTTTGCTGGCCAAAACCGCTCCGCTCTGATTCACTTCACGAAATCGGGATACAGGGGCACTGCCATGCTCAATCTCCTTCTACACACGCCGACATCGCGACGGTTCTATCGCGTGGAAGTCTCCGACAACCTGTTCGGGGAATATACCGTGCTGCGCGAATGGGGGCTGCAAGGTCAGACCGGCGCCTCCTGCCTGCGCTGGTTCTCCAACCTGCGCGAAGCGGTCCATGCCGCCGAGCGGTTTCGCCGCCGGGCGCAACGGCGCGGCTACGCGCTGAGCGCGGCGGACGCAGGCGGCACGCAAAGCTGACGCGGCGAGCCGGATCGGTTCAATCCTCGGACTTCTCGGCCTTCGCCGCCGCCCTTTCCTCGCGCTTGATCTTCGCCCGCATCTTCTCGAGCCGCGCCTTGAGCCGACTACGCCGCCGGTTCTGATAGGCGGTGATGATCGGCAAGGACACGTAGTAGCAGATTGTCGCTGAGATCACGCCGGGAACGATTCCGCCGATCAAGTAGGGTAGCCAGACGTCGGTGAAGAACCGCTCCAAACCGCTCCATTCGGCATGTTCGGGGGTGAACATCGCCCAGAAGTTATGCAGCAGATCGTGGCTCGCCGCCTGAAAGGTCTGCAGCAGGCTTTCGGGCTCTCCGCCATGATCGAGCCGGTCGCCCAGGATCTTGTGCCCAAGCTTCGTCGAGAAGACAGCGATGATCGGGAAGGTGACCGGGTTGCCGAAGAAGGTGGCGAGGATCGCCGCGAGGATATTGCCACGCATGATCCAGGCCACGGCCGCCGCGCTGACGAAGTGAAATCCGAAGAGCGGCGTGAACGAGACCAAGACCCCGGCCCAGACGCCGCGGGCGATGCGATGCGGGCGGTCGGGCAGTCGGTTGACGCGGTGCTTGACGTATTGGAAAGCCCGGGACCAGCCCGAACGCGGCCAGATCGCCTCGCGCAGGTTGGCCAGAAGCCCCCTTTTTTCGCGCCGCCTGAAGACCACGCCGCCGTCCTTTCTCCCCCCTGCGCCGTGTGCGTCAGGGTTTGCGCGACAGGTTCCTGATCCGCTCCACCTGCGCCACGTCGCTCTCCGCCTCAAGGGCGGTAAGCAGGCGATGCATATGTTCCGCATCGCACAGTTCGACCTCTACGAGCACCGAATAGAAATCCGGCTTGCGCTCCACGAAGTTGAGGTCCGAAATATTTGCCTTCTGCTGGCCGATCAAGGTGCAGATATGTCCCAGCACGCCCGCGTCGTTCGAGATCGTGACCTTGAGCGTCGCGGTATAGGCAGGCGGGTGTTGCCCGGTTTTCCAATGCAGATCGACCCAGCGTTCGGGCTGATCCTCGAACTCTTCGAGAGCGGGGCAATCGATGGCGTGGATCACCACGCCCTTACCGCGATAGGTGATGCCGACGATCCGCTCTCCCGGGAGCGGCTGGCAGCAATCGGCACGGCGGAAGCTCTGATCGGCGGCGAGCCCCAGAACGGCGCGGGTCGGCTCGATCTCGGCGCCTTCGCGGCGTTGCGCGAGTTCCGGGTAAAGCGCGTCCAACACGTCCGAGGCCGCAAGTTCCGCAGAGCCGAGCCGCGCGAGAACCTCGTCCTGATCGCCGATCCCCAGCGCCTTGCCGGCGGTGCGCAGCGCCTTGTCGGTCACGCGGCGGCCGACATGCTCAAACGCCACCCGTGCCAATTCCTGACCCAGCTTGATGAAGCGGTCGCGATCTTCCTCGCGCAGCGATTTGCGGATCGCCGCCTTGGCGCGCCCGGTCGCCACTATATCGAGCCAGGTCAACTGCGGACGCTGGCCCGAGGCGGTGATCACCTCGACCGACTGGCCGTTTTTCAAGCGCGTCCAGAGCGGAACGCGGATGCCGTCGACCTTGGCGCCGACGCAGCTATTGCCGATACGCGTGTGGATCGCATAGGCGAAATCGATCGGAGTGGCGCCTTTCGGCAGCTTCACCACATCGCCTTTCGGCGTGAAGCAGAAGACCTGATCGGAATACATCTCGAGTTTGACGTTCTCGAGAAACTCGTCGTGATCGCCATCGCCATCGGGGTCCGAGAACCGCTCGCTCAGCGAGGCCAACCATTTCGCCGGATCGACCGCGAAGGGGTTCTGCGCGCGCTCGCCATCGCGATAGGACCAATGCGCCGCGACGCCTGCCTCGGCGACTTCGTGCATCTGGCGGGTGCGGATCTGCACCTCGACGCGCTTGCCGTCGCGCCCCGACACCGTGGTGTGAATCGAGCGATAGCCGTTGGTCTTCGGCTGGCTGATATAATCCTTGAAGCGGGTCGGCACCGCACGCCAGCGGTGGTGGATCAGCCCGAGGACCCGGTAGCAGTCCATCTCGGTGCGGGTGATAACGCGGAAGCCGTAGATATCCGACAGGCGCGAGAAGGTGAGCTGCTTCTCCTCCATCTTGCGCCAGATCGAATAGGGCCGCTTCGCGCGACCGAACACGTCGGCGTCGATATCCTCGTCTTCGAGCAGCGCGCGGATGTCGGCGGTGATCTTCGGGATCACATCGCCGGTTTCCTTTTGCAGGCTGACGAAGCGCCGAATGATCGAGGTGCGCGCCTCGGGGTTGAGTACCTTGAAGGCGAGGTCTTCGAGTTCCTCGCGCATCCACTGCATACCCATCCGGCCTGCGAGCGGCGCGTAGATCTCCATCGTCTCGCGCGCTTTCTGAGCCTGCTTTTCCGGCCGCATCGAACGGATCGTGCGCATGTTGTGCAGGCGGTCGGCGAGCTTCACGAGGATCACCCGCAGGTCTTTCGACATCGCCATGAACAGCTTGCGGAAGTTTTCCGCCTGCTTCGAGGCCGCGTTCGAGAGTTGCAGGTTGGTCAGCTTGGTGACGCCGTCGACCAGCTCGGCGATCTGCTCGCCGAACATCCCGGCGACCTCGCCATAGGTCGAGCGCGTGTCTTCGATCGTGTCGTGCAGAAGGGCGGTGACGATGGTCGCATCATCCAGACGCTGTTCGGTCAGGATCGCCGCCACCGCGACGGGATGCGAAAAATAGGGCTCGCCCGAATGCCGGAACTGCCCTTCATGCATATCCTTACCGTAGGCATAGGCCTTCCGGATCAGATCCGCATCGGTCTTGGGATTATAATTGCGGACGAGCGCGATCAGGTCTTCGACGTCGATCATTCGCGCTCGTTCCGGCCAATCAGTGGATTACTCGCGCCCTTGCGCGTCCATCAGCGCGCGCAACATGCGCTCTTCGCTCATGTCGTCCTCGACGGCACGATCGGGGGATTCGCCACCCATGAGCATCGCCATCGAGTCCTCTTCGGGCTCGTCGACCTCGATCTGGGTCTGGTTGCTCTCGATGAGACGCTCACGCAGATCCTCGGCTGATTGGGTCTCCTCGGCGATTTCGCGCAGAGCGACGACGGGGTTTTTATCGTTGTCGCGCTCGACCGTGATGGGAGCGCCAGCAGCGATTTCGCGGGCACGATGCGAAGCGAGCATTACCAGCTCGAAGCGGTTCGGAACCTTGTCAACGCAATCTTCAACCGTCACGCGGGCCATGAATCTCTCCAGAAGAACTCGGATTGAGGGCCCTACTTAGGCTTTGCAGTGCGGAAACACAAGCGCCCATCCACCCCGCCCGCAGGGTTTTGCCCCCCTCATAGCGGAGAAATCGACGATTTTTCCGCTTCCGGAAGCGCTGCAAGCATCTCCATCACGCTTTGCCCCGTCACCGGATGGGGCCAGAGCGGCGCGATTTCGGCAAGGGGAATCAGCACGAAAGCCCTGTCCTGCAAGCGCGGATGCGGCAGGATCAGCTCGCTCGGGGCCTCGCGCTGCTGCGCGTCCTGCGGAAGATTCTGCCAGCGCAAAAAGGCGTCGCGATCCGGCAGAACCCGCTCCTCTGATGCAATCAGGTCAACATCAATGACCCGCGCGCTCCAGCGGCCTTCCCGCACGCGGCCAAATTCTTCTTCCAAGACATGGAGTTGCGCGAGGACATCGCGAGGTTGCAAATTGCATCGCATTTTGCAACAAGCGTTCACGAAGTCGGGACCGGCCCCAGCGGGAACGGCGGGCGTCGACCAGAAGCGGCTAATTGCCACCATGGAAAAACCCAGTTGCTCCAAGCGCTCCAAAGCGGCGCAGAGCGTTTCGCGAGGAGACCCATATTGGCTCGGTAAATTCGCCCCTAAAGCGACCAAATAGTTAGTGTCCATAAAGACAGATTCCGTTTCCCTCGCGAAATGCGATATGTCCTAGTTAAATCTGGTCGGCCCTCCCCGCCTGTGCAAGACTGAGATACGGTTAATCCTTTCCGTATCGGCACATGAGCGATCTGGTCCACCCCACCTGTGCAAGAGGACTGTATGTTCTACAAGGACGAACGACTCGCCCTGTTCATAGACGGATCTAATCTTTATGCGGCCGCCAAGGCGCTTGGCTTTGATATTGATTACAAGCTGTTGAGACAAGAATTCGAGCGCCGCGGCAAACTCGTGCGCGCGTTTTATTACACAGCCCTCCTGGAGAGCGAAGAATATTCGCCGATCCGTCCGCTGGTGGATTGGCTGAATTACAACGGCTTCGCGATGGTTACCAAGCCCGCGAAGGAATATACGGATTCCATGGGCCGCCGAAAGGTGAAGGGCAATATGGATATCGAGCTTGCCGTCGACGCGATGGAGCTCGCACCGCGCCTCGATCATATCGTGCTGTTCTCTGGCGATGGCGATTTCCGGCCGCTGGTCGAAAGCCTTCAGCGTCAGGGCTGCCGTGTCTCGGTCGTCTCGACGATCCGCTCGCAGCCGCCGATGATCGCCGACGAACTGCGTCGTCAGGCCGATAATTTCATCGAACTCGACGCGCTGCGCGAAGTTATCGGGCGCCCGCCGCGCGAGCCGCGCGAAGGCGAAGACGGCAGCGAGAGCTGATCCGGGGCCTGACGCGGGCCGTAATTCGTGATTGAAGGGGCGTGCGGATCACCTGCGCGCCCTTCGTCTTTTCCGGGATCGTTCTCCCGGCTGCTTTTCACGAAAGCCCTGATGCTCGAAAACGTCTCCCTGCTCGGCCTCTTCGTCTCGGCCCTTCTGGCCGCCACGCCGATCCCCTTCCAGTCAGAAGTGGTTTTCGTGGCGCTGCAGACCCTCGGCACCCAGAATATCTGGCTGATGATCCTCGTCGCCGCCGTGGGCAATACGATCGGCTCGCTCGTCACTTATGCGATCGGTCTCGGCGTGACCCGCTGGAAAGATCGCAAATGGTTTCCCGCGAACGAGACGCAGCTCGCGCGCGGCCACCGTTGGTTCGAGCGCTGGGGGATCGGGCTATTGCTGCTGAGCTGGGCGCCCGGAGGCGACCTGATCTGCCTCGTCGCGGGCATCCTGCGGATGTCGATGTGGCTGTTCCTGCCGCTGGTCTTCCTCGCGAAAGCGGGACGCTACGCGGTGCTGGCATGGCTGACGGCACAGGCCATCGGGCTTGCAAGCTGATCGCCTCTGGACGCGAGGCTGGTGGAGCTTTACGTCTGAACCCGAACAAAGGAGCGCGCGATGAAACCCTCCCTGACACTCTATCTCGCAGCCCCGCGCGGCTTTTGCGCGGGCGTCGACCGGGCGATCAAGATCGTCGAGATGGCCCTCGAGAAATGGGGCGCCCCGGTCTATGTGCGCCACGAGATCGTGCATAACAAATACGTCGTCGACAGCCTGCGCGACCAAGGCGCCGTCTTTGTCGAAGAGCTCGACGAATGCCCCGACGACCGACCGGTGATCTTCTCGGCCCACGGCGTGCCGAAATCGGTGCCCGCCGAGGCTTCGCGGCGCGAGATGATCTATGTTGACGCGACCTGCCCGCTGGTGAGCAAGGTCCATAAGGAAGCCGAGCGGCACTCGAAAGAGGGGCTGCAGATGGTCATGATCGGCCATGCCGGCCACCCGGAAGTTCTCGGCACGATGGGGCAACTGCCTGAAGGCGAGGTGCTACTGGTCGAAACGGTCGAAGACGTGGCCAAGATCACACCGCGCGATCCCGACCAACTGGCTTTCATCACCCAGACCACGCTTTCGGTCGATGACACGGCAGCAATCGTCGAGGCCCTGCAGGACCGCTTCCCGAAGATCGTCGGCCCCGCCAAGGAAGACATCTGCTATGCCACCACGAACCGTCAGGCGGCGGTGAAGGCGATGGCCGATCAGATCGACGCGCTGCTGGTGATCGGCGCGCCGAACTCGTCCAACTCGCGGCGTCTCGTCGAGGTCGGCAAGGCTTCGGGCTGCGCCTATTCGCAACTCGTGCAACGCGCCGAGGATATCGACTGGCGCGCGCTGGAAGGCGTGAAGACGGTCGGCGTGACCGCAGGCGCGTCAGCACCGGAAGTGCTGATCGACGAGGTGATCGACGCTTTCCGCCAACGCTTTGACCTGACGGTCGACCAGATCGAAACCGCCCGCGAGGACATCGAGTTCAAGGTGCCGCGCGTATTGCGGGAAGCCTCGTGATGCGCGGTATGGGTCCGAAAATCCCCGGCGGCGCGCTGATCCTCGGCCTTGCCGGGCTGATCCCGTTCCTTTGGGGCGTGCTGGTGGTGCAGACCGGGCAATTCGCCTTCGTCGCCGATCCGCGTGTAGCCGTGCTCGCCTATGGCCTGATGATCTTCTGCTTCATGGCAGGCAGCCTCTGGGGCTTCGCGGCGCGTGCGGAATGGGAGACCGGCTATTTCCTCGCCGTGGCCCCGGTCCTCTTCTTCATCGCTTTCGTGGCGCTCGGGATGCCGGTGAATTTCGTACTGCTTCTCGGCTTCCTCGCCCTGCTGCCGCTCGACTGGCTGTTCCAGAAGTTCGGTCATACGCCGCTCTGGTGGCTGAAACTGCGCATCGGCCTGACGGCAGTCGTCGTCGCCTGCCTGATCGCGATCGTAAGGACGTAACGAGATGAAGCTTTATTCGATGCCCTCCTCGGGCAACAGCTACAAGGTGCGTCTGCTGATGGCGCTGCTGGGCGAGAGCTATGACCGGGTCGATGTGGAATATGACAGCGACGCTTTGGCCGAGGCTCATGAAAGCGGGGCCCTTCCCTTCGGCAAAGCACCCACGCTCCAACTCGATGACGGGCGGGTGCTGGGCGAATCCAACGCGATCCTGACCTATCTCGGCGAAGGCTCGCGCTTCGTGCCGGAGGATCGTTTCGCCCGGGCGCAGATGCTGTCCTGGATGTTCTGGGAGCAGAACCAGCACGAGGGCGTCATCGCCGTGCGCGCCGCGATCCTCTGCTATCCGCATCGCGCCCATGAGCGAACGCAGGAGACGCTCGACGCGCTGGAAGTGCGCGGCCACGTCCTTTTGGGCATCATGGAGCAGCGGCTGGAGCAGGCGGATTGGCTTGCAGGCGACGCGATGAGCCTCGCCGATATCTGCCTCTACGCCTATACCCACACCGCCGACACGCGCGGCGGCTATGATCTCGAGCCCTTCCCGGCGCTGCGCCGCTGGCTCGACCGGATCGCTAAGCTCGACGGCTATGTGGGTCTCGATGGCTAAGCTTTACGCATGGACGGATGGCGCGTGCAGCGGCAATCCCGGCCCCGGCGGCTGGGGCGTCTTGATGCGCGCGATGGACGGCGAAGCGGTCGTCAAGGAGCGCGAGCTCAAGGGGGGCGAGGCCGAGACCACCAATAACCGGATGGAGCTTCTGGCCGCGATCAACGCGCTGGAGGCCCTGACCCGCGACACCGCGATCACGATCACCACAGACTCCGCATACGTGAAGAACGGCGTGACCGGCTGGATCCACGGCTGGAAGCGCAACGGCTGGAAGACTGCGGCGAAGAAACCGGTGAAGAACGTCGATCTCTGGCAGCGGCTCGACGAGGCGCAGCGCCGCCATCGCGTGACCTGGGAATGGATCAAGGGCCATGCGGGCCACCCGGAGAACGAGCGCGCCGATGAATTGGCCCGCGCCGGGATGGAGCCCTTCAAACCGGCCAAGCAAAAATGACCGCCCTACCCGCATGGCTGGGAGATTTTCCCGTGGGTGCGGCGCTGGATTACGCTTCGGTGCTGGTCTTCGCACTGACCGGGGCGCTGGTCGCCTCGCGCCAGCAGCTCGACCTCGTGGGCTTCATCTTCGTTGCCGCGCTGACTGCTATCGGCGGCGGCACCCTGCGCGACCTGCTTCTCGGCCGTGACCCGGTCTTCTGGGTCGGCGATCCCACCTATGTGCTTATCGCGGCGGGGGCGGCGGTGGTCGTGTTCTTCACCGCGCATCTTCTGGAAAGCCGCTATCGTGCACTGCTGTGGCTGGATGCCTGCGCATTGGCGGTGGCGGTACCGGCGGG
It includes:
- a CDS encoding hybrid sensor histidine kinase/response regulator; translated protein: MSETSRERLTQAGLNLIGQALSIFDSDLRLAVSNRQYQLMFDLPDALTRPGTTFEDTIRFLVTRGEYGEVDDIEAAVRERVETARAFEAHYMERQRANGRTISVEGAPLPEGGWVTVYTDITPVKRQEALLRARSEELSGQLLDHAEALAAANRELAATNMALEETSRQLAITEARTRQVTEMMPAHIARVDRDLIYTYSNRRLSTVMPGSLANAVGHHASEALGPETYRKITPCFRRALAGEASVVEITHDPSGRRIRVALTPDLAGEDKVTGIYILSTDVTHEAQVRAALAQTAKRELAAQLSSGLAHDFANLLTIILGLQGRLERMEGLPAEAQEAIRATLGAARRGGTLLDRIAAISGPRELRPQAVVLDDLFDDLAAMAGPTLHDPVTLDFTNNGLSDPILLDPGPLQDSLLNLILNANHAMRAKGGTISIEARAVRDTWVEITVTDQGGGFSDEALEHALDPFFTTKGKEGSGLGLSMVYDQTKLAGGTLRLENTEDGARVTMRLPLKAAARQADPMMVLLVEDDEDIRASTRDMLRALDHTVVEAGTIAEAEALLNLPDIELVLSDIQLPGPRSGVDLARSIGDQVPMILMTSLPTGDALRAQAPCPVLQKPFTAAQLAALLAGVPR
- a CDS encoding response regulator transcription factor, which produces MSADHPLVAILDDEPEIRRMLSDALEEAGFRTTCYARATEFEVGLKRSSPDVCLVDLGLPDRDGLALVHRLALESGAAIIIISGRAQVQDRVTGLELGADDYIIKPFDPAEVVARIRARLRKGRSESPAQAQTARFAGWTAHFDRYLLVAEDGAETSFSHAEGEVLRLFLESPNRLITRAQMQESLGGAAGESFDRAMDVRISRLRTKLREDPKNPRLIKTIYGAGYIFLGEVRWS
- a CDS encoding WGR domain-containing protein, with the translated sequence MLNLLLHTPTSRRFYRVEVSDNLFGEYTVLREWGLQGQTGASCLRWFSNLREAVHAAERFRRRAQRRGYALSAADAGGTQS
- a CDS encoding DUF2062 domain-containing protein; translated protein: MVFRRREKRGLLANLREAIWPRSGWSRAFQYVKHRVNRLPDRPHRIARGVWAGVLVSFTPLFGFHFVSAAAVAWIMRGNILAAILATFFGNPVTFPIIAVFSTKLGHKILGDRLDHGGEPESLLQTFQAASHDLLHNFWAMFTPEHAEWSGLERFFTDVWLPYLIGGIVPGVISATICYYVSLPIITAYQNRRRSRLKARLEKMRAKIKREERAAAKAEKSED
- a CDS encoding RelA/SpoT family protein, with the translated sequence MIDVEDLIALVRNYNPKTDADLIRKAYAYGKDMHEGQFRHSGEPYFSHPVAVAAILTEQRLDDATIVTALLHDTIEDTRSTYGEVAGMFGEQIAELVDGVTKLTNLQLSNAASKQAENFRKLFMAMSKDLRVILVKLADRLHNMRTIRSMRPEKQAQKARETMEIYAPLAGRMGMQWMREELEDLAFKVLNPEARTSIIRRFVSLQKETGDVIPKITADIRALLEDEDIDADVFGRAKRPYSIWRKMEEKQLTFSRLSDIYGFRVITRTEMDCYRVLGLIHHRWRAVPTRFKDYISQPKTNGYRSIHTTVSGRDGKRVEVQIRTRQMHEVAEAGVAAHWSYRDGERAQNPFAVDPAKWLASLSERFSDPDGDGDHDEFLENVKLEMYSDQVFCFTPKGDVVKLPKGATPIDFAYAIHTRIGNSCVGAKVDGIRVPLWTRLKNGQSVEVITASGQRPQLTWLDIVATGRAKAAIRKSLREEDRDRFIKLGQELARVAFEHVGRRVTDKALRTAGKALGIGDQDEVLARLGSAELAASDVLDALYPELAQRREGAEIEPTRAVLGLAADQSFRRADCCQPLPGERIVGITYRGKGVVIHAIDCPALEEFEDQPERWVDLHWKTGQHPPAYTATLKVTISNDAGVLGHICTLIGQQKANISDLNFVERKPDFYSVLVEVELCDAEHMHRLLTALEAESDVAQVERIRNLSRKP
- the rpoZ gene encoding DNA-directed RNA polymerase subunit omega translates to MARVTVEDCVDKVPNRFELVMLASHRAREIAAGAPITVERDNDKNPVVALREIAEETQSAEDLRERLIESNQTQIEVDEPEEDSMAMLMGGESPDRAVEDDMSEERMLRALMDAQGRE
- the folK gene encoding 2-amino-4-hydroxy-6-hydroxymethyldihydropteridine diphosphokinase translates to MDTNYLVALGANLPSQYGSPRETLCAALERLEQLGFSMVAISRFWSTPAVPAGAGPDFVNACCKMRCNLQPRDVLAQLHVLEEEFGRVREGRWSARVIDVDLIASEERVLPDRDAFLRWQNLPQDAQQREAPSELILPHPRLQDRAFVLIPLAEIAPLWPHPVTGQSVMEMLAALPEAEKSSISPL
- a CDS encoding NYN domain-containing protein, with the protein product MFYKDERLALFIDGSNLYAAAKALGFDIDYKLLRQEFERRGKLVRAFYYTALLESEEYSPIRPLVDWLNYNGFAMVTKPAKEYTDSMGRRKVKGNMDIELAVDAMELAPRLDHIVLFSGDGDFRPLVESLQRQGCRVSVVSTIRSQPPMIADELRRQADNFIELDALREVIGRPPREPREGEDGSES
- a CDS encoding YqaA family protein, which gives rise to MLENVSLLGLFVSALLAATPIPFQSEVVFVALQTLGTQNIWLMILVAAVGNTIGSLVTYAIGLGVTRWKDRKWFPANETQLARGHRWFERWGIGLLLLSWAPGGDLICLVAGILRMSMWLFLPLVFLAKAGRYAVLAWLTAQAIGLAS
- the ispH gene encoding 4-hydroxy-3-methylbut-2-enyl diphosphate reductase, translated to MKPSLTLYLAAPRGFCAGVDRAIKIVEMALEKWGAPVYVRHEIVHNKYVVDSLRDQGAVFVEELDECPDDRPVIFSAHGVPKSVPAEASRREMIYVDATCPLVSKVHKEAERHSKEGLQMVMIGHAGHPEVLGTMGQLPEGEVLLVETVEDVAKITPRDPDQLAFITQTTLSVDDTAAIVEALQDRFPKIVGPAKEDICYATTNRQAAVKAMADQIDALLVIGAPNSSNSRRLVEVGKASGCAYSQLVQRAEDIDWRALEGVKTVGVTAGASAPEVLIDEVIDAFRQRFDLTVDQIETAREDIEFKVPRVLREAS
- a CDS encoding DUF3429 domain-containing protein, with product MRGMGPKIPGGALILGLAGLIPFLWGVLVVQTGQFAFVADPRVAVLAYGLMIFCFMAGSLWGFAARAEWETGYFLAVAPVLFFIAFVALGMPVNFVLLLGFLALLPLDWLFQKFGHTPLWWLKLRIGLTAVVVACLIAIVRT
- a CDS encoding glutathione S-transferase family protein is translated as MKLYSMPSSGNSYKVRLLMALLGESYDRVDVEYDSDALAEAHESGALPFGKAPTLQLDDGRVLGESNAILTYLGEGSRFVPEDRFARAQMLSWMFWEQNQHEGVIAVRAAILCYPHRAHERTQETLDALEVRGHVLLGIMEQRLEQADWLAGDAMSLADICLYAYTHTADTRGGYDLEPFPALRRWLDRIAKLDGYVGLDG
- the rnhA gene encoding ribonuclease HI, translating into MAKLYAWTDGACSGNPGPGGWGVLMRAMDGEAVVKERELKGGEAETTNNRMELLAAINALEALTRDTAITITTDSAYVKNGVTGWIHGWKRNGWKTAAKKPVKNVDLWQRLDEAQRRHRVTWEWIKGHAGHPENERADELARAGMEPFKPAKQK
- a CDS encoding trimeric intracellular cation channel family protein, with protein sequence MTALPAWLGDFPVGAALDYASVLVFALTGALVASRQQLDLVGFIFVAALTAIGGGTLRDLLLGRDPVFWVGDPTYVLIAAGAAVVVFFTAHLLESRYRALLWLDACALAVAVPAGVAITMRLEHGPVIVLIMGIATGTFGGLMRDVVCNEVPLVLKQGELYLSCAFAGAASALVATALGADTLLALLICGGVTFALRAGSLRFGWKLPVYKARPPRQY